The Deltaproteobacteria bacterium genome window below encodes:
- the rpsO gene encoding 30S ribosomal protein S15: MIAAQQKRTVIDGHRRHETDTGSTEVQVALLTGRINELSEHFKTHKKDHHSRRGLLRIVSQRRRLLDYLRRSEPARYQELIQRLGLRR; encoded by the coding sequence CGCAGCAGAAGCGGACCGTCATCGACGGCCATCGCCGCCACGAGACCGACACCGGCTCCACGGAGGTCCAGGTGGCGCTCCTGACCGGGCGGATCAACGAGCTCTCCGAGCACTTCAAGACCCACAAGAAGGACCATCATTCGCGCCGCGGCCTGCTCCGGATCGTGAGCCAGCGCCGCAGGCTGCTCGACTATCTGCGCCGCAGCGAGCCGGCGCGCTACCAGGAGTTGATCCAGCGACTCGGCCTCCGGCGTTAG